The Enterobacter asburiae genome window below encodes:
- a CDS encoding MdtA/MuxA family multidrug efflux RND transporter periplasmic adaptor subunit, giving the protein MKGSNKSRWAIAAGIIVVVLAAAWYWHSQSANSAAPAGTSSQAQRPAGGGRHGMRGGALAPVQAATAVNKAVPRYLTGLGTITAANTVTVRSRVDGQLQAIHFQEGQQVKAGDLLAEIDPSQFKVALAQAQGQLAKDKATLANARRDLARYQQLVKTNLVSRQELDTQQSLVSETQGTIKADEAAVASAQLQLDWSRITAPIDGRVGLKQVDIGNQISSGDTTGIVVITQTHPIDLVFTLPESDIATVVQAQKAGKGLVVEAWDRSNKQKLSEGSLLSLDNQIDTTTGTIKLKARFNNQDDALFPNQFVNARMLVATEENAVVIPTAALQMGNEGNFVWVLNSDNKVSKHLVKTGIQDSQTVVIAAGLSAGDRVVTDGIDRLTEGAKVEVVEPAKQGEKS; this is encoded by the coding sequence ATGAAAGGCAGTAACAAATCCCGCTGGGCAATCGCCGCCGGCATCATTGTGGTGGTCCTTGCCGCCGCCTGGTACTGGCACAGTCAATCCGCGAACTCCGCCGCTCCCGCAGGTACCAGCAGTCAGGCACAGCGCCCGGCAGGCGGAGGGCGTCACGGCATGCGCGGCGGCGCGCTGGCGCCGGTCCAGGCGGCGACGGCGGTCAATAAAGCCGTTCCTCGCTATCTTACCGGTCTCGGAACCATTACCGCCGCCAACACCGTGACGGTGCGCAGCCGCGTCGACGGCCAGCTTCAGGCCATTCACTTCCAGGAAGGTCAGCAGGTTAAAGCTGGCGATCTGCTGGCCGAAATAGACCCGAGCCAGTTTAAGGTCGCCCTCGCCCAGGCGCAGGGGCAGCTCGCGAAAGACAAAGCCACCCTCGCCAACGCCCGCCGCGATCTGGCCCGCTACCAGCAGCTGGTGAAAACCAACCTCGTGTCTCGTCAGGAGCTGGATACCCAGCAGTCGCTGGTCAGCGAAACGCAGGGCACCATCAAAGCCGACGAGGCCGCCGTGGCCAGCGCACAGCTGCAGCTGGACTGGAGCCGCATCACCGCGCCGATTGACGGGCGCGTGGGCCTGAAGCAGGTCGATATCGGCAACCAGATCTCCAGCGGCGACACCACGGGCATCGTGGTCATCACCCAGACCCACCCGATTGATTTAGTCTTTACCCTGCCGGAAAGCGACATTGCGACCGTGGTGCAGGCGCAAAAAGCAGGTAAAGGTCTGGTGGTTGAAGCCTGGGACCGCAGCAACAAGCAGAAGCTGAGCGAAGGCTCCCTGCTCAGTCTGGATAACCAGATCGACACCACCACCGGCACCATCAAGCTGAAGGCGCGCTTTAACAACCAGGACGATGCCCTCTTCCCGAACCAGTTCGTCAACGCGCGCATGCTGGTCGCGACCGAAGAGAACGCGGTGGTGATCCCCACCGCCGCGCTGCAGATGGGCAACGAAGGTAACTTCGTCTGGGTACTTAACAGCGACAATAAGGTCAGCAAACATCTGGTGAAAACCGGTATCCAGGACAGCCAGACGGTGGTCATCGCCGCCGGCCTTTCCGCAGGCGACCGCGTGGTCACCGACGGCATTGACCGTCTGACCGAAGGGGCCAAAGTGGAAGTGGTTGAACCTGCGAAACAGGGAGAGAAATCCTGA